GTTTTTATTATATTTTGAATAATAAGTATTTACAAAGCGCTCGGGGTCGCCCCAAATCGTTTGCATAATGCCTGGCCATGGGTTTCTTATGCATATATTCCCAGCCTTTCCCGAACCCGCTTTAACCTCTTCTCCGTTTTCATCATAAATAATGGGGTATATGCCCGGCAAACCGGGACCGGCGCTTCCGGGTTTCATTAAATCGAGAGCAGGAATAGTACTGCACAGGAAACCGCCGTTTTCCGTCTGCCACCATGTATCCACGATAACGGCCTCTTTTTTGCCGGCAATTTCGTAATACCATTTCCATACATCCGGCTCTATCGGCTCTCCAACCGTCGTCATATGCTTGAAATGATAGTTATACTTCTTTGGCTCATCCGGGCCAGTTTTTCGCAGCATACGGATGGATGTGGGAGAGGTGTGAAAAATATTTACATTAAGTCTTTCCGCAATTCTCCATACCCTGCCCGCATCGGGATAGGTCGGCACGCCTTCATAAATTACGCTTGTAGCCGCCAGTGCCAACGGACCGTAAACAATGTACGAATGGCCGGTAATCCAGCCTATATCCGCCATGCACCAGTACACATCCTCCGGATGTATATCCTGTATATATTTGGAGGTGCCGGCCACATAGGATAAATATCCGCCCGTGCTGTGCTGCACGCCCTTAGGCTTGCCCGTCGTTCCGCTGGTGTACATGATAAACAAAGGTGCTTCCGCCGGCAAAGATACGGGTTCGATATGTTTGCCGCGAAAATCTTTAAGGACATCGTCTATAAAAAAATCGCGGCCTTTTACCATCGGAGATTTTGAAACATATTTACCAGGGTATCGCCTCCATACAAGAACCTTATCGACGGGCTGACCGAGGCTTTTTGCTCTTTCCACCGCTATATCGGCATTTGCTTTATGATCTATCAGGTTGCCGGATCTGTGGTAGCCGTCTATCGTAACAAGTACCCTGCTTCCCGAATCGGCAATCCTGTCGCCGCATGCTTGACCGCTAAAGCCGCCGTAAACCTCGGAATGGATAATGCCGAGCCTTGCGGCCGCAAGCATGCTGACCGGAAGATCCAGAACCATCGGAAGATGAAAAGTTATTCTGTCGCCCGTTTTAAGTCCGGCAAAATCCTGTAAAAGCACAGAAAATTCGTTTATCCTTGCATAAAGCTCCTGATATGTAATTACTATATTGGATTCCTCTTCCGGCTCAGGTACGAATATCAATGCGGCTTTATTTTTATACTTTGCTAAATGCCTGTCGACGCAGTTATAGGACGCGTTTATTTTACCGCCGACAAACCATTTCCAGAAAGGCGGATTGTCGGCGTCGAGCGTTGTATGCCAGTATTTATCCCATGTAAGCATATCGGCGTATTCCCTGAAACATTCGGGAAAATTTTCCATCTTAAAGCGTTCGCGGATATCCGGATCAGCCATGTTCGCCTGCGCAATAAATTTAACGGATGGACTGACCAGCGCTTCTTCTTTCCAGTAAACGGAGATTTGTGCTTCAGTTGCCTCAACGCCTTCCGAATTAACGGCATTTTTATTATTTTTATTCTT
This genomic interval from Candidatus Acidulodesulfobacterium ferriphilum contains the following:
- the acs gene encoding acetate--CoA ligase translates to MNDIKNKNKNNKNAVNSEGVEATEAQISVYWKEEALVSPSVKFIAQANMADPDIRERFKMENFPECFREYADMLTWDKYWHTTLDADNPPFWKWFVGGKINASYNCVDRHLAKYKNKAALIFVPEPEEESNIVITYQELYARINEFSVLLQDFAGLKTGDRITFHLPMVLDLPVSMLAAARLGIIHSEVYGGFSGQACGDRIADSGSRVLVTIDGYHRSGNLIDHKANADIAVERAKSLGQPVDKVLVWRRYPGKYVSKSPMVKGRDFFIDDVLKDFRGKHIEPVSLPAEAPLFIMYTSGTTGKPKGVQHSTGGYLSYVAGTSKYIQDIHPEDVYWCMADIGWITGHSYIVYGPLALAATSVIYEGVPTYPDAGRVWRIAERLNVNIFHTSPTSIRMLRKTGPDEPKKYNYHFKHMTTVGEPIEPDVWKWYYEIAGKKEAVIVDTWWQTENGGFLCSTIPALDLMKPGSAGPGLPGIYPIIYDENGEEVKAGSGKAGNICIRNPWPGIMQTIWGDPERFVNTYYSKYNKNKDSKDWRDWPYFAGDGAVDASDGYYRILGRIDDVINVSGHRLGTKELESACLTVPEVAEAAAVPVIDETKGRVPAVYITLKPGFEDKERETTQKVISTIEKEIGKIARPKYVYIVPDMPKTRSGKIMRRVLSAIPNKFDIGDITTLANPEAVEKIRLLVQGEAPVITRKRPEDLEHFGEER